In Mesoplodon densirostris isolate mMesDen1 chromosome 15, mMesDen1 primary haplotype, whole genome shotgun sequence, the DNA window TACCTGTCCAGCTTTTTCttatgctgttccctctccctggaatgcccttccttgCAACACCCTGCATCCAATCCCTGCCTCCCTCAAGGCCTATAATCAAAACcctcctcttgggcttccctggtggcgcagttgttgagagtccgcctgccgatgcaggggacatgggttcgtgccccggtctgggaagatcccacatgccacggtgggaagatcccacatgccgcggagcagctgggcccatgagccatggctgctgagcctgcgcgcccggagcctgcgcttctggagcctgtgctccgcaacgggagaagccgcaacagtgagaggcctgcgtaccgcaaaaaaaaaaaaaaagccctcctCTTCTGCAAGGTCTTTTCTAATAGGTTTTATTTGCTGGGAAGTGAGTCCCAGTCCAGTGAGTGCGGCGGGCATGGGgcctgcacacagtaggcacttgtCTGAGAAAAGCACTCCCACTGTGGCACGCttacacagtaggtactcaataagagTTTGCCAAAGATGTGAtggcaagggaagctgggagcggctacctctcctttttcagttcttATATGGCTCTCTGTGCTCACGGGTGCCCAGGGCCACCCACTCTCCAGACTCCCTGCCTCTACCTGCCCGTGTCAAAACTTACCTGACCTGTGTCCCGCCCCAGTGTCATGTGAGCTTTCAGCTAATGAACTCATTCCAGCACTCGTGTGCCTTGGCTAATCTATTATCTTTCCCAGGGACACAGGCCCCAGTCAGTTAGGACAAGTATGAAGAAGGCCCTCAAGGGCGAAATAGctccctttctcccctctgtcctattttcactctctcttttttacctgttccttccctccctcctttcttcttttatctcttccttccttcttttctttctccctatttccttctttcctgtcctctttttttttggccacaccatgtggcatgcgggatcttagttccccgactgggAATAAGACCAgagacccctgcagtggaagcacagagtcctaatcaccggaccaccagagaattccctttcctctgtctttcaacatttattaagaactgactgggcttccctggtggcacagtggttaagagtccgcctgccaatgcaggggacacgggttcgagccctggtccgggaagatcccacatgctgcagagcaactaagcctgtgtgccacaactactgagcctgcgctccagagcccacgagcgataactcctgaagcccgggcgcctagagcctgtgctctgcaacaagagaaaccaccgcagtgcgaagcccgtgcaccacaacgaagaggagcccccactcgccgcaactagagaaaagcccgcgcacggcaacgaagacccaacacagccaaaaataaataaataaaataaataattaaaaaaaaaagaactgactgtgtgccaggcactggtctgGGCACTGGAGGCCTATTGTTTCCATAAGACCCGGGCCGCATCCTGGAGGGCCTCGCAGACAAGCACATCCACAGCTCTGGGTGAGCAAAGCTGAGATGGGAAGGCTGGCGGCCCTAAGCTAGCTTGGGGGCTGGGCTGTCAGGGAAGGACACCCAGAGGAAGAGGCGGAGCTTGCTTTGAAAACACATAGCAGTATTGGGCCTGCAGAAGTAAGGCGGCCTTATtgtagagggaacagcatgtgcgaAGCCCCAGAGGCGTGAGGCTGCCTAGCTTCTCCCCAGTGGAAAGGAGGATAGTGGAGGGCTTGGAGCAGAGGACAGCCTCTGGCTACAGGTGGAGGGTGGATCCTAGGGGCGAGCCTCGGGGAGATGCCTCACCCAGGCAAGTGTGttagtgtcctggggctgctgtaacaaagtaccacaaactgggtggcttcaaacaacaggagtttattctttcacagacctggaggctagaagtctgaaaccaaggtgtcGACAGTGCCACGTTCCCTCCAACTCTGGATAGACTCCTTCATGGCCTCTTAGCTTCCGGAGGTGGCCGTCACccttggcgttccttggcttgttgcTATATCATGCCAACCTCTGCCTGTCTTCACGTGGTGTtgtccctgtgtgtctgtgtcttcacatggcatttcCGTGTCTTATCAGGACACcagccatattggattagggcccaccccaaAGACCTTGTCTTCACTTGATTATATGTACAAAGCCCCTATATCCAGATAAGGTCAGTCATAGGGGACTGAGTGTTAGGACTTCAATGCATCTTTTTAAGGgatacagttcaacccataatgGAGAGGAACATGTGGTTTCACTGAATTTCTCCCGGGGGCAGCCTTGATCCCTGCCCTGGCTCTCACGTGTCCGGTCTACAGATGCCTGGTCACCATGGGTGCCCCCAGCTCCCACTGGCCAGGAAGGTCAGAACTAGGCAAGACCGAACTTGGTACCATGGCGCCTTCTGCTACTCAGGTGTAGCAAGAACAGTGTGGTTCCTGAAGGCTACCCCTGCAGAGCCCCTTGGAGACCTCCTACTTTTTCAGCCATGGGACAGCCCTCAGTCCTGAGGCTGAGGTGGCCGACTGGAATGGCACTGAAGGTCTGGAGGCCGCAAGCACCAGCCTCAGCATCTGACTGACCTAGGTTTGCATCCTACCTCTATGGCTGCTGGCTGGGTGACCCTGGGCTGGTTGCTCTGCCTCTCTGCGTGTCAGCCACCTCCTCGGGGGAGCAAAGGGAATTGTGCATGTTCCCACGTGGCACAGGGCTGAGCACAGAGTGGTTGCTCAGTACCTGGCAACTACTCATTATCAAAGTATTAATTACGTTAATAAAGGAGTTAATAACTGTAATGCTTTTAAAACAAGCCAGGCAGATAGTAAATGCTAATGAAGTAATTTATGTTCTTTGCATCTACTAACTGCCAGATTTGTTCTCCTTGGATCTCAAGAGGACCTAAAAGGGccggtagtaataataataaataatgtaatcatatataatattattatggGCATTTCTAGGCCCTTAGGGGTCCAAGGAAATAGAATTGTGGGGTTCCGCAAACTCAGGAAGTTATCATATTGCACTAAATCATGTCTCTCTTTGATTAATAAAAGGAGGGAGAATTCTCTAATAAATGTGGGGTCAGTTACATCTTTTACTGCAAATAGTCTTAGATAttgtcagttttatttatttatttttgcttatttttctcccAATGAGTTAAATAAAGACTCCAAGGCTGTGCTAATTTCTTGCCACAAGGAATATTATGAGGGTGTAGGCAGTGGTCCCAGGGAGTTGGTGGGGTCAAACCTGTCCCATACTGACCAACCGTCTTGGTTGCCCAGGACTGAGGCGCTTCCTTCAATGTGGGAACTTTCATTGCTAAAACCGGGACAGTTCTAGAAAAGTGAAACAGTTGGTCATCATAACTCCTTCCTACCCTCCTTGGACCAGAAGCTCACTCCCAGGAGGAAGATTGACTCAAGCCCAGGGAGGTTGAGTGATCTGGCTGACTGATCTGGCTTTGAATTCTGACCCTGGCcctaattagctgtgtgaccttgggtaggtcacttaacctctctgagctttgatCTATAAAGCTAGGTTGTTGTAGGTATTCGGATAAGTTATGTAAGCACTTGGCTTGGAACCTGGCACAAACAGGTCTCCAGTAAAGAATCTCCTGGCTGTGGTTTCTGCCTTTCATATCTGGCTGCTGGCTACTGGTTAGAGACCTGAGGAAGGGCCTCTGTCCCCCGGGGAGGCTGAGGGAAGCAGATGGTTAGAGCTGACACATCCCTGCCGTGGTTGATCATACCCGACATGCCTTGGTTGCTCTCTGGACATGAGCTCCAGGAGGGTCTAAGCCAACTTGCTGACTGCTGTCTGCTCAGGGCCAGCTCAAGGCTGGGGCGCACTACAGACATctaatgaatataaaatgttttttggATTAATTAAACTGAACTCCAGGGTGGAAGGGGAAAACCCAGGACTTAGGTAAGGTTAGAGTACAAGCAGATGGTGAGTCAGCCTGGAGTGGTCAGTAGGGGAAAGGGGGCAGGCAGGGATGGGGTGAACAGACACTGGCTATGGAAAGGGTTTGGGGTCCCAGGGAGATGGCTTAGTATTGGGTCTGATACATCTTGCAAGGTGACCTCAAGCATTTCCCTCCTGCTCTCAGAATGTCAATTCCCACATGTGTAATATGGGATGGTAATTGTGCCTACCTCaaaggattattgtgaggattaatgagATTGCACAAGGAACCATTAGCCTGGGCCCTGGGCCTGCTGTTCACGGCTCCACCAagttctccccacctccctgtcacacacacacacacacatacacacacacacacacacaatcttccaGGTCTTGGTAGCTCATGGGACCCCTTCAACCACACAGGGCTTCAGCATGTGACAGATACACACCAAACCCTGCCATACCACTGGGCTCTGCCCCACAGACACACTCAGGTGCCCACCATGCTCCCTTGGGGTCCCCCAATCCCCACCAGTCACCCCACACACACCAGGGCCCCGCCGGTCAGCACCACTGAGGCTGATTAACAAAAACACATCAAATTCTTTTACTTCTGAAGTCTCCCCTTTAAGGGGAGCCAGAAAATAGAACATTCTTTTTTGGAGGGAAGgggatttaatttaaaaaaccgaaaaccaaaaaccaaaaaactataaTTAGTCAAATACTGATCTCAGGCCCTGTGTGCGGTGGGCCCAGTCCTTGGCTGGTCACACCCCTGCAGCAGCCCCGCCTcaccccaggggctggggtggcacCAGGAGGGCCGTGGGGGGAGGTCAGCgggcccctgcccagccctcctcCACGGGCGGGCGTCACCACTCCAGGAAGTCCCGGATGAGCTTCCAGAGCTTGGTGACCCACAGGTTGACGCCCAGGTCCATCAGGTACTGGATCTCGGGCGTGAGCATGCGCCGACAGAGCTGCGCGTGCCGCCGCCCAATGCTCTTCTTGAGGTTGTAGCCCAGGATGGATTTGGTGCCCAGCGGCTGCCAGGGCTGCATGGCCGAGTCCTGGATGGCGGTGGCGTCCACCGCGTGGCCACCGTCTATGCAGATGCGGCGCATGCGTTCGTTGGCGCGCCTCAGGGCGGCCACCTCGCGGGCCATGCGCTTGTGCCCAAAGGCCTCCACCTTGCGCCAGAAGCTGGCATTGAAGTGGCGGTAGAGGCGGGCGTCCAGCACGTTCCAGGCTGTGGCGCGCTGGTACAGCTCGCCGGAGAGGCGCGGCACTGCCGAGGCGCGGCGGGCATTGAGCTTGAAGTAGAGCACGTCCTCCAGCTCCCAGCACAGCAGGTCCTTGAGCAGCACCAGCGACTCGTCGAAATACTCCTGCAGGAGCACGAGGTGGAAGCGGCGCTCCACCTCCAGGATGTGCTCCTGCACCTGCGGGCTGCCGGGGTCCAGGTCGCTGTCGTAGCCCAGGTCGAAGAAGAGCAGGTTGCGGAGGTAGTGGGCGTTGTAGCCGTGGGGGTCGTAGTAGCGGTCTGGGTCCTGCAGGAACTCGGCCAGCTTGTCGCGGCCCGAGAGTTTCCACGTGAAGGGCACCACGGAGCCAAAGTAGTGGAAGGAGGACTCGAAGAGGCGGGCGGGGTCGCGGAGCACAGTGATGAAGGTGGCGTTGGGTGGCACCAGGCCCCGGACCTCGTCGTAGTGGAAGCGCATGTGGTTGCAGATGATGTTGAAGCAGGCCCCAGGCCGGTAGTCCTGCACCAGGCTGCGCGCGAAAAAGGCCGGGTAGTCGAAGTCGTTTCGGCCATTGGGGAAGGCGAACTTGAGCCCGTGCTTCTGGCCGAAGCGGAACAGGATGTTGAGCAGCGTGCTGCTGGCTGTCTTGTGCGTCTTCATGAACACGATGTCGCGCCTCGGCTGGCAGCCTCCCGCCGAGCCGTTGGCCGGGGTCGgtgcctctggctcactcagggccggggagcagggtgctGAGCCCTCGGGGGTCCTGCTGGGGATGGAGTGGTGGCAGAGCCTCAGGACTTAGCACCCCGGGTCCTGCTACCCCAGGTCTAGAGAGCGGGCTGCTGGGGGTGGGTGTGTGGCAGGGGAGCCCAGGGACCAGATGGGCCTGCGTTCAGGCTGCAAGGCCTAGGTCAGTTGTTTGGCTTCTCTGgccttactttcctcatctgtgaaacggggACAATAAGCCTGTTCATGGTGTTGCTGTGAGGACAATAACACGTCTCATTCATGGCCGCTATTAAGTACATTTATCATGAATTAGCATTAGGTAGGACCACATGAAACTTTGCAGGCCGAAAATGGTCAGTTATTAGCAGTTTCCTCTAGTTCAACTTAATACCTCCAATTAAGGGCACAGGCTGTGCTGCGGCCTGGGCAGAACAGCCctgtggggaggtggggtggactCATGGTTAGGAGCCAGGCTTGGAGGCAGACAGACCCCAGTTTGAATCCAGGCCTGTGCCAGCTGTGTGCTCTTGGACAGGTCCTCCCCACCTCCTGGCCCCATTGGAGCCCACCGTGCAGATGGTGTTATTTGATTCTTATGCTTCATGTCAGGTTCTGTTACAatacccacttcacagatgaggacactgaggcctagGGTTCCACAGGGTGTTCTGCTCTCAGTGGGATTTCTGCCTGGCACAGCATGATGCAGGGCACAGGGTGGCCACCCAGGAGGTAACCGTGATCACGGGGGCAGGAgccaaccctcccccacccccagccctcggCTGCCCAGCAGGGCCACTCACGTGGAGGCCAGGCCAGTGTGCAGCGGGGGGACGGCGTAGGAGTACAGCAGTAGCAGGAAGCTGGTGAAGAGTGCTCCCAGCACAAGCCCCTTGGCCATGGACTCCCAGCGCTTCTTCTGTGGCAGCGGCATCTCAGACACCTGTGGGGAGTACAGAGCAGGGAAAGCATTAGGGGTCTGGCCACAGGGAGCCCCCACCACCATCTCAGGCCTGGCTGGCTTGAGAGGCAGCCTTCCACATTGGGACCTGCCTTTGCCAGCTCTGTGGCACCCCAGCAGGTCCAGACAGGGACAGAAAGACACGGGGCTGCAGATGGACCCGCTGGGCAAAGCCAATGCAAAGAGAGGCTAGGGAGTGTGGCAGGGAGAAGGTTCTGCTGCCTGGTTCGGTTTTAACTTTTAAGCTGAGTGGTGGGTACGTGGGTATTCATTCGTTTATTTTTTACACCTTTTGGGGCTTCATAATGAAATCATGTTCtaagtaaaaaggaaaagaagacccTTTCCCAGTGCTCTGTCCCCCCAGGCCTGGGGCCAGGTTTGTCTACAGGGAGGGGCCTGGGCCTGAATCCCTCACCTTTCAGAAGGCCCAGCCAGCCCACCTGTCCCCCAAGTCATGCTTCCCAGCTGCccagtgaggggccaaggctccTCATCTCTCCTTACTGGCCCCCATGCCCATGGGGTCTGCAGGGGagccagatggagaaactgaggctcagagcgaGGAAGGAGAGGGCTCAGATCACACAGCCAGCCCGGCCTCTGCCCACATGCCCATCTTTTCTCCAACTGCCAGCAGGCAGGGTTAACCGGGTAAgtatgaatttcagataaacaacaaacttccctggtggcgcagtggttaagaatccgcctgccaatgcaggggacacgggttcgagcactagtctgagaagatcccacatgccacggagcaactaagcccgtgcaccacaactactgaacctgcgctctagagcccgcgagtcacaactactgagcccgtgtgccacaactactgaagcccacgtgcctggagcccgtgcttcacagcaagagaagccaccacaatgagaagcctgcgcaccgcaatgaagagtagcccctgctcatgcaactagagaaagcccacgtgcagcaacaaagacccaaagcagccaaagataaataagtaaaattaaaaaaaaaacccacaacaaataaaactttttttagtaTACACGTGTCCCAAATATTGCCAGGGATATAGtcatactaaaaattattcaatATGTCTCTGAGTATCAAATTTAACTCGAtgtcctgttttttttgtttgttttcagtttggggggTAGTAGGTTTTAGGTCTAACTGTGGTGACCCTGTCGGCAGGGGGCTGAGGACTGAGCTGTAACGGGGGCAGTTCAGGCTAAGCCATGGGGGGTCCAGGAGAGAGCTGGGACTTGGGAGCCTTCCCACCGCCCCTTAGCTGCAAAGCCAAGGTCCAAAACTTTCCACTGCTGCTGTGGTGCATGCTGCACTAGGCCCTGGGCCCCAGAGGCCAAGAGAGATCATGCGTGCTGCCCCGTGATCACACGCATGGCACGTCACCACTGACCCTGCGGCCAGAGGTCAGCCAGTCAGCCTGGAGGAGGACCCCATGTAATTCCCCCTGGAAAAGTGACCGGAGGCACCCACAAACCTTTCCCAGAAAATGGGTACTCCAGGTCTGCCTGACCAGTCCCTAAGTTTTCCGCTTCTCATCTAGAAAGTTGTCCTCACAGGAAAGGACATGAAGAagaaatttgcagaggaaggaactatATAAGAGGGAAtttgacttccctggtgacaaTGACATATCTCTGTTCACTCTTAGGTGGGCAAGGTGGACAGGGTCAAGGGTGGACGAGAGTGTGAGAGAGTTTCCGGTACTCCTATCAAAGGAGGAAGGTACAAGCTCTTCCAATTCCAACtattctgcaaaaacacttgggCAAAGTCACCCATGCAAGGGTGTTCATGGCGGTTTGGTCAGAAAAAAGTTagaaacaacctcagtgtccatcagcAGGGCACCTGTTCCACAAACCAAGGCCCCTTCCCAGATGGAGGCATCTGTATCcgctttacaaaaaaaaaaaaataggaaaagaaaaagaaacaaagtggaGCTGAGTGGACTGGCTCGAAAACACACCATGATCTACTAATGTGGAAAAAGAAAGTTCTGGAACACTATGCCCCCAGATCCATATAGGCAATAGGTAAATATACATAGGCCCAGAAAGAAACCACTGTAGGGGCATATTCTAAGTTTTAACAGTGGTATTCTCTGCGTAGCTGGGGGAGGGGTATAAAAGGTAATTGTTTTCTATATTATGCATTTCTGTAAgggtggcatttttttttaaggagcatGTTACTTTTAATCAGAAAAAGGCAATAACATGTATTTACTACAGTTGAATAATAGATAAAGTTTGCGAGGTGGGGAAAGTCAGCTAGCAAAGGTCTGGTCAtgaagaggcctcaggagaggggaggggccaaCCTGGAAGCCCCGGGCCTGTGTTTCAACCACAGGAAccccttggagcctcagtttctcatctgttaagTGGGGAAGCTGGTAGTGCTGGCTTTTCCTGAGATGGGGCTGGCAAAACGACTAGCGCATAGTTATCGCTCAGAGACTGTGGGGACCTGCTCCGGGTTCCTGTATTTGTCGCCCTCAGGGTGGGCTCCCCCTGAACAAGGAGTGGCTGCCCCCACCCCGACCAAGCACAAACCTGCCCCCTGCCTCAAGTGACCCCACCAGCCTCCTGTTCTTCAGGGGTCCCAGCAAATATCAGGACAgagccctgggccaggccagAGCCTCAGATGTGAGCCCCAACCCTGAGTGGGgccctgggcttcagtttctctgACTTTAAAATGGGGAGGGGTTCGGATTGCTGCCCTTTAAAAAACCCCGgggccctcccctgccccaggagCCCCACTCACCAGGCACTTTCTGGAACTCTGGGAGGCAGTTGGCAAGGCTCTGGGTGCAGGTCAGGCAGCAGGGGGCGGACCAGCCTCCCAGGACCACCAATCAGGCTCTGCCTGGCCCCGCCCAGGACCGCCCCCTCGACCCCCATCCCTGCTTccctcatttatttgttcattcccCCACTTTGGCTTCCTCAAAACCAGCCGGGCCCTGCCCTACTAGGTGatgggccctgggccctgggcccttTACACCCTCTGGTTTCACTTTTGAGCCCTGCTATGAGCCAGGCCCTGGGATGGGGTCTCTTCCAGAGCATCTCACTGACTCCACCCAGCTATCCTGGGAGGCAGACCCCACTGTCacatccattttgcagatggggaaaccaaggctctgGGAGGTgatgtgacttgcccagggtcgcAAGGcagcgggcagggctgggattcgAGTTCAGGTCTGTTGGCCTGCAATGTGCATCTTCCCGTTTGTCCATGGCGGCCTCTGCCTGGCatgtcccaggcccagcccaagcctgtggggaggagggtgtgcACAGCTGGATGTTCCATCACAGAAGGCTGAGGCTTGCAGGCAGCTGACGGTCCCAGGTCTAAGTCCATGGGGTACCAAGGACAATCTCAGCCTGGCCCGAGCCTCATGGCCTGTAGCCTGGAAGACAGTGCAGCAGGGAGTCTGAGGCTTAGAAATGGCAGAGCCactgtcaaggtcacacagtgcaGCAGTAGCAAAGACAGGGCCAGAACCTGAGTCTTTTTCCTCTGCTATGGTGATAACAGTCCCAGGCACTCAGGGCAGACCATCCCCCCTCCCTAGCTCACCCTATCTATTCCTCTCCTTCTGGGTTACCCTAGCCACATCACCCTCCGTCTGTGCCAACGGCTGGCTCCAGGCCAGGCCCAACAATCCTCCTGTTTGGCTGGACCAGCACACTCCAGGGAACAAAGGAGAAACAGGACTCATCCCCCACAGCATGCATACGGGGAAACCGAGCCCGGGATGGTGAACCTTCTGGCCTAGAGCATCACCACCAGGCAGGCCTCAGTCCCAGGGTGTCCTGCTCCCCCCAGGGGCCCGTGCGCGGGACAGAGGAAGACACACTCACCTCCGGCCGTGTCTGGatgcccctttcctctccctgacTGAGCCACATCTGACTCCCCGGCTGCCTCTGCGGTCACTGGGAAACAGGAACACTCCAATGACACCCAGGAGTGTGCTGGCTGGCTCCCTCATGCTCTAGTGGGTGTGAATATTCATGAGTTCCCTCCCTGGGGAGAGCAGGTGGCATGTCCCTGTACCCTGCAGGTGCTGCCCTGGCCCTCTGCCCCCTGGGTGGTCCCCaaccctctctggacctcagcagCCAGGTAGCTCCTTCATCCAAGGGCTCAGCAAGGTCCCTGGTGTCCTTGGGCCAAGGACAAGCAGCCGCAGAGCCCGGCAGAGAGCCTGGGACTGGCTTGAAGGCCACGGGAGGGACAGGGAGGCAGGTGAGTTTGGGGAAGCTAATTTCTCCTCCAATCACATCTCATTTAAGTCTCATAGCTACCCTATGAGTCAAGTACCACTGTTAGCCACTCCCCAGGTAAAgaccaaagctcagagaggtgaactcacctgtccaaggtcacacagttagcaaAGAGCAGACAGAACCAGAGTCAAAACAGGGACTTACCAAACTCTAGGGCTTAAAGATGCCAAGACACAACCTGAGACCAAGGTTTGTCTAAAATCTGTGAGAGCCCAGAGAGCAAGCACCTCAACCTGGAAGGCCCCCTGGAGGAAGAGTACCTGACCAGGGCTGGGAGGTACTGAGTCTGATGAGATTCCACCTCTCTGACCTCCAAATCCTTCATCAAAGAAGTACAGTACGGAATCCTGCCTGTCCTGCCTCCACCCTGTGAGAGGGATGGTGGCACCGGACACCCTGGAC includes these proteins:
- the GAL3ST1 gene encoding galactosylceramide sulfotransferase isoform X1, giving the protein MPLPQKKRWESMAKGLVLGALFTSFLLLLYSYAVPPLHTGLASTRTPEGSAPCSPALSEPEAPTPANGSAGGCQPRRDIVFMKTHKTASSTLLNILFRFGQKHGLKFAFPNGRNDFDYPAFFARSLVQDYRPGACFNIICNHMRFHYDEVRGLVPPNATFITVLRDPARLFESSFHYFGSVVPFTWKLSGRDKLAEFLQDPDRYYDPHGYNAHYLRNLLFFDLGYDSDLDPGSPQVQEHILEVERRFHLVLLQEYFDESLVLLKDLLCWELEDVLYFKLNARRASAVPRLSGELYQRATAWNVLDARLYRHFNASFWRKVEAFGHKRMAREVAALRRANERMRRICIDGGHAVDATAIQDSAMQPWQPLGTKSILGYNLKKSIGRRHAQLCRRMLTPEIQYLMDLGVNLWVTKLWKLIRDFLEW
- the GAL3ST1 gene encoding galactosylceramide sulfotransferase isoform X2, which produces MPLPQKKRWESMAKGLVLGALFTSFLLLLYSYAVPPLHTGLASTTPEGSAPCSPALSEPEAPTPANGSAGGCQPRRDIVFMKTHKTASSTLLNILFRFGQKHGLKFAFPNGRNDFDYPAFFARSLVQDYRPGACFNIICNHMRFHYDEVRGLVPPNATFITVLRDPARLFESSFHYFGSVVPFTWKLSGRDKLAEFLQDPDRYYDPHGYNAHYLRNLLFFDLGYDSDLDPGSPQVQEHILEVERRFHLVLLQEYFDESLVLLKDLLCWELEDVLYFKLNARRASAVPRLSGELYQRATAWNVLDARLYRHFNASFWRKVEAFGHKRMAREVAALRRANERMRRICIDGGHAVDATAIQDSAMQPWQPLGTKSILGYNLKKSIGRRHAQLCRRMLTPEIQYLMDLGVNLWVTKLWKLIRDFLEW